Proteins from a single region of Mucilaginibacter daejeonensis:
- a CDS encoding ROK family protein, with the protein MYIHITMPDHRFLLLNENQGVIQSLFYNDALSSTTISTLIGKSIPNVNKVLTMLVKEGYVEENGYAISSGGRKPLKYSLVAGTHLLISVALSQYSIRIVAIDMKGRFLNKVEQHAINITQLKAEEVVSYINDFIARSSIDKTKVLGIGVTMPGFLSTEAGINYSFLPVEGLSLREYLQQNIQLPIFIENDSTAIALGEQKFGVARQENDAMVINLGWGIGLGMIVGGKIFRGHSGLAGEFSHIPLVKNGKLCTCGKRGCLETESSLMAITEKAIMEMEQGEVSSLANYAQLDADTIINEAIKGDTLSVKLISEAAYNVGQGIAILIHLMDPAVIVLSGKGSVVGKLWLSPIQQAINEHCIPRLAHGTELKVSDLNSKAQLLGGAVLVIESIGDLLISRIKELEKDHLFEV; encoded by the coding sequence ATGTATATCCATATCACCATGCCCGACCATCGCTTTTTACTTCTCAACGAAAATCAAGGTGTCATCCAATCATTATTCTATAATGATGCATTATCGAGCACTACCATAAGTACCCTAATAGGTAAAAGCATACCTAACGTGAATAAGGTGCTGACCATGCTGGTCAAGGAAGGTTATGTTGAGGAGAATGGTTATGCCATTTCGAGCGGTGGGCGTAAACCCCTTAAATATTCATTGGTCGCTGGTACCCATTTACTGATATCGGTAGCCTTAAGTCAGTATAGTATAAGGATAGTGGCTATAGACATGAAGGGCCGGTTCCTGAACAAGGTCGAGCAGCATGCTATAAATATTACGCAGCTCAAGGCCGAAGAAGTGGTGAGCTATATCAATGATTTTATAGCAAGATCCAGTATTGATAAGACAAAGGTGCTCGGCATAGGCGTCACGATGCCTGGCTTCCTTTCAACTGAGGCGGGTATCAACTACTCATTTCTGCCGGTAGAGGGCCTGTCCTTACGCGAATACCTGCAACAAAATATACAACTACCCATCTTCATCGAGAACGACTCTACCGCGATTGCTTTGGGCGAGCAAAAGTTCGGTGTTGCCCGGCAAGAGAACGATGCTATGGTGATCAACCTGGGTTGGGGCATTGGTTTGGGCATGATCGTTGGGGGTAAGATATTCAGAGGGCATAGCGGTTTAGCAGGAGAATTCAGCCACATACCGCTGGTCAAGAACGGTAAATTGTGTACTTGCGGTAAACGTGGCTGTTTAGAGACCGAATCATCATTGATGGCCATCACCGAAAAGGCGATCATGGAGATGGAGCAGGGAGAGGTTTCCAGCCTGGCCAATTATGCGCAGTTAGATGCCGATACCATCATCAACGAAGCCATTAAAGGCGATACCCTTTCGGTAAAACTGATATCAGAGGCCGCCTATAACGTAGGGCAGGGCATCGCTATATTGATCCACCTGATGGATCCGGCCGTGATCGTGCTTAGCGGTAAGGGGAGTGTGGTAGGCAAACTATGGTTATCGCCTATTCAGCAAGCCATTAATGAGCATTGTATACCGCGTTTGGCTCATGGCACTGAATTAAAGGTGTCGGACCTTAACAGTAAAGCGCAATTACTTGGCGGGGCCGTACTGGTGATCGAAAGTATAGGCGACCTGCTGATCTCCAGGATCAAGGAACTCGAAAAAGACCACCTGTTCGAAGTATGA
- a CDS encoding alpha-L-fucosidase yields MKGIIKLTVLACCAMALGRGNALAQVHEISKKYQAPADPQVQKKLAEWQDLKFGLFMHWGTYSQWGVVESWSICPEDEGWTQRKGPHSASYNDYVQAYEGLQKTFDPQKFDPTKWVKAAKSAGMKYVIFTTKHHDGFSMFDTKQTDYKITDPKTPFSKDPRANVTKEIFNAFRKDNFWVGAYFSKPDWHSPDYWWPYFPPKDRNVNYDPAKYPERWNNFKRFTYNQIQELMTGYGKVDILWLDGGWVRPHKTVDPNISWQRGIKFDQDIDMPKIAAMARQNQPGLLVVDRTVAGEYENYTTPEQEVPEKPLSYPWESCITMGNSWSYVPGDHYKSTTEIIQLLIKIVSRGGNLLMNIGPGPDGDWDPEAYKRLEGIGQWMKINGESIYASKPVEPYADGNLYYTRSKSGKIIYALQLGATEEVKLPAMISIKLNGEVKRVSLLGSAQKLTWKKDNGGITISIPAALQANSGAKQAAVFKIELK; encoded by the coding sequence ATGAAAGGCATAATTAAACTTACCGTATTGGCTTGTTGCGCGATGGCATTAGGCCGTGGCAACGCCTTGGCACAAGTGCACGAGATATCAAAAAAGTATCAGGCGCCTGCCGACCCGCAGGTCCAAAAAAAGCTGGCCGAATGGCAGGATCTGAAGTTCGGCCTGTTCATGCACTGGGGTACGTACTCGCAGTGGGGAGTGGTAGAAAGTTGGAGCATTTGCCCCGAAGATGAAGGCTGGACCCAGCGCAAAGGCCCGCACAGTGCCAGCTACAATGACTATGTACAAGCATACGAAGGATTGCAAAAGACCTTCGACCCACAAAAATTCGACCCAACCAAATGGGTAAAGGCTGCCAAGAGTGCGGGAATGAAATATGTGATCTTTACCACTAAGCATCACGATGGATTCTCGATGTTCGATACCAAGCAGACCGATTATAAGATCACCGACCCTAAAACGCCATTCTCTAAAGATCCACGTGCTAACGTGACCAAAGAGATATTCAATGCGTTCCGTAAAGATAACTTTTGGGTGGGCGCTTACTTCTCTAAGCCTGACTGGCACTCGCCTGACTACTGGTGGCCATATTTCCCGCCCAAAGACCGTAACGTGAATTACGACCCGGCCAAGTATCCCGAGCGCTGGAACAACTTCAAGCGATTTACCTACAACCAGATACAGGAACTAATGACCGGTTATGGTAAGGTAGATATCCTTTGGTTAGACGGTGGTTGGGTGCGCCCGCATAAAACGGTGGACCCGAACATCAGTTGGCAGCGCGGGATCAAATTTGATCAGGATATTGATATGCCTAAGATCGCGGCCATGGCCAGGCAGAACCAGCCGGGCCTGTTGGTAGTGGATCGTACCGTTGCGGGTGAATACGAGAACTATACCACCCCTGAGCAGGAAGTGCCTGAAAAGCCGTTGAGCTATCCTTGGGAAAGCTGCATCACTATGGGCAACTCCTGGAGCTACGTACCGGGCGACCATTATAAGTCGACCACTGAGATCATTCAGCTGCTCATCAAGATCGTATCAAGAGGCGGCAACTTGCTCATGAACATTGGCCCCGGTCCTGACGGCGATTGGGACCCTGAGGCCTACAAGCGCCTTGAAGGTATAGGTCAATGGATGAAGATCAACGGCGAAAGTATATATGCCAGCAAACCAGTGGAGCCTTATGCTGATGGCAACTTGTATTATACCCGCTCAAAAAGCGGCAAGATCATTTATGCCCTGCAATTAGGCGCTACTGAAGAAGTAAAGCTTCCTGCCATGATATCTATCAAACTTAACGGAGAGGTAAAAAGGGTATCGTTATTAGGTTCTGCCCAAAAGTTGACGTGGAAGAAAGACAACGGCGGTATCACCATCAGTATACCTGCAGCATTACAAGCCAATAGCGGAGCCAAACAGGCCGCAGTGTTTAAGATCGAGCTAAAGTAA
- a CDS encoding glycoside hydrolase family 2 protein — protein sequence MIGQILRSLKKWEQMTAKHIAVKAALMVVPFTAIHYTASAQITELKTGWKCAPIANVKLTGEELSSKSTEQFNDWQPAVVPGTVLTTLLANKKIPDPFYGLNNEAIKDIFDTGRDHYTYWFVKAFETAHITGNDQVYLNLRGVNYSCNVFLNGHKLNSRIHQGMFLRQRYNITSLLNKKGTNRVAVIVYPPDPVGKPNGGQGGDGRIAKNVSIQYTAGWDWIQPIRDRNTGIWDKVYLERTGAVSIVDPHVITMVPGVRLPGKKQDPAQVKVSTELQNPTAKPIQGTVIFTMNGQSVTRQVTLSARSSIPVELPILTLRDPKLWWPNGYGEHYLYDAKVSFVTNDHKTSDQHLIKVGVRQIDTRWNDRTQSKEVLVNGQKIFIKGGNWVISDAMLRLSEARYDAEVRFHRDMNLNLIRVWGGAIMERPEFYDACDRYGMLVFQDFWISADANGKWLDPLKADDQWTRRKYPDDHQLFLRSAADQIKMIRNHASLAIWCGGNEITPPADILIPLRDSILPNLDGTRWFVDYSNSDQMSLNNLGGNGDGPYNIQPISVFWDQRTYPFNSEVGSVGMGDIESLKRFIPEKNLVMPQYSEKEGTTKTDPLWDYHKYIGYDGFIEPYGKPKDVADMANKAQLVNYDQYRALMEGFSSHMWEWYTGTVIWKTQNPWTALRGQMYDHALDPNACLYGTRTGSEPLHVMYDPVKGMVAVVNNTFEVKSDLMLVVNTIDVKGAVTPLTQVFVEMQPSSSKAFLPIKNAVEKVVNGGGGFLHLQLLDVNKKLLSDNLYWLADADGKYTALNKLPASQLKISARAIDNGNIEVALTNPANAPVAFFNRLSVVDPVTHQRLLPVFYDDNYVSLPPATEKKILIDRSKVGTGPVQISISGWNLPETFIAIAQK from the coding sequence ATGATAGGTCAGATACTGCGGAGCTTGAAAAAATGGGAACAGATGACAGCTAAGCATATCGCTGTTAAAGCTGCATTGATGGTCGTACCATTCACGGCGATCCATTATACAGCAAGTGCTCAGATCACTGAACTTAAAACGGGCTGGAAGTGCGCTCCAATAGCCAATGTCAAGCTGACGGGCGAGGAACTTTCCTCAAAAAGTACCGAACAATTCAATGATTGGCAGCCAGCCGTAGTGCCCGGCACAGTACTCACCACCCTGCTGGCCAATAAAAAAATTCCAGACCCATTTTACGGTCTCAACAACGAGGCCATCAAGGATATCTTTGACACCGGACGCGATCATTACACGTATTGGTTCGTCAAAGCATTTGAAACCGCTCACATTACAGGCAATGATCAAGTATACCTCAATCTGCGTGGGGTGAATTACAGCTGTAATGTGTTCCTGAACGGGCATAAGCTAAACTCGCGTATCCATCAGGGCATGTTCCTTCGTCAGCGCTATAATATCACTTCATTGCTGAATAAAAAGGGAACTAACCGGGTAGCAGTGATCGTTTACCCACCTGATCCGGTAGGCAAACCTAACGGCGGCCAGGGAGGTGATGGCCGTATAGCCAAGAACGTGAGTATCCAATATACTGCCGGTTGGGACTGGATACAGCCCATTCGTGATCGTAATACAGGTATCTGGGATAAGGTCTACCTGGAAAGGACCGGTGCAGTAAGCATCGTAGACCCGCATGTGATAACAATGGTCCCTGGCGTACGCCTGCCGGGCAAAAAGCAAGATCCTGCACAGGTCAAAGTTTCCACCGAACTTCAGAATCCTACCGCTAAGCCAATTCAGGGAACGGTTATATTCACCATGAACGGGCAGAGCGTGACACGTCAGGTCACCCTGTCGGCCAGGTCTTCTATCCCTGTTGAGTTACCGATACTTACCTTGCGCGACCCTAAGCTATGGTGGCCTAACGGTTACGGCGAGCATTATTTGTACGATGCCAAGGTCAGCTTCGTGACCAATGACCATAAGACTTCTGACCAGCACCTGATCAAAGTAGGCGTAAGGCAGATCGATACCCGGTGGAACGACCGCACTCAAAGCAAAGAGGTGTTGGTGAATGGGCAAAAGATATTTATCAAAGGCGGCAACTGGGTCATTTCTGATGCCATGCTCAGACTATCTGAGGCGCGGTACGACGCCGAGGTAAGGTTTCACCGCGATATGAACTTGAACCTGATCAGGGTTTGGGGAGGCGCCATCATGGAACGGCCCGAGTTTTACGACGCCTGCGACCGATATGGCATGCTGGTGTTCCAGGACTTCTGGATATCGGCCGATGCCAACGGTAAATGGCTCGACCCGCTCAAGGCCGACGACCAATGGACCCGTCGCAAGTATCCAGATGACCACCAGTTGTTCCTGCGGTCGGCCGCCGACCAGATCAAAATGATACGTAACCATGCCTCACTGGCCATATGGTGCGGCGGTAACGAGATCACTCCACCGGCCGATATACTGATCCCGCTTCGCGATAGCATATTGCCCAATTTAGATGGCACCCGCTGGTTCGTGGACTATTCCAACTCCGATCAAATGTCATTGAACAATTTGGGCGGTAATGGCGATGGACCCTATAATATACAGCCCATATCGGTGTTTTGGGATCAGCGGACCTATCCCTTCAACTCCGAGGTAGGTTCGGTTGGCATGGGCGATATAGAATCGCTCAAAAGGTTCATTCCTGAAAAGAACCTGGTGATGCCACAATACTCAGAAAAGGAAGGAACCACCAAGACCGACCCGTTGTGGGACTACCACAAATACATTGGCTATGACGGTTTTATTGAACCTTATGGCAAACCTAAGGATGTTGCCGATATGGCCAACAAAGCGCAATTGGTGAACTATGATCAGTATCGCGCATTGATGGAAGGTTTCAGCTCTCATATGTGGGAGTGGTATACCGGCACTGTGATCTGGAAAACGCAGAACCCATGGACCGCCCTGCGGGGGCAAATGTATGATCATGCGCTTGACCCTAATGCCTGTCTGTACGGAACACGCACAGGCAGTGAGCCGCTACACGTGATGTATGATCCGGTAAAGGGCATGGTTGCGGTAGTGAACAATACTTTCGAGGTGAAAAGTGACCTCATGCTGGTGGTGAACACCATTGATGTCAAAGGCGCTGTAACGCCGCTTACACAGGTATTCGTGGAGATGCAGCCTTCGAGCAGCAAGGCATTTTTGCCTATCAAAAATGCGGTTGAAAAGGTGGTCAATGGGGGTGGTGGCTTTTTGCACCTCCAACTTTTAGATGTGAATAAAAAGCTGTTAAGCGACAATCTGTACTGGTTAGCCGATGCCGACGGGAAATACACGGCACTTAACAAACTTCCTGCTTCGCAACTGAAGATCAGTGCCCGTGCTATAGATAACGGCAATATTGAGGTAGCGCTGACAAATCCGGCAAATGCGCCGGTAGCCTTTTTTAACCGGCTATCGGTAGTGGATCCGGTCACCCATCAAAGGTTGTTGCCGGTGTTCTATGATGATAATTATGTTTCATTACCACCGGCTACTGAGAAAAAGATCCTGATCGATCGCAGCAAGGTGGGTACGGGGCCGGTTCAAATATCCATAAGCGGCTGGAACTTGCCTGAAACATTCATCGCCATTGCTCAAAAGTGA
- a CDS encoding family 20 glycosylhydrolase, with protein sequence MKIHKSYFLLTLTVLIACWRPSLGQSVSTKFPLVPYPQKLVEGKGMFTGNARTVIILPANGHYAQEAELLNELLLKKLKITAKSSGNTDNCIRFIEDPTIVTNEGYQLQITPSFVNIKAKNGAGIFHAIETIRQLLPASVDDRAQVSPAQWILPAVTIDDAPVYAWRGMHLDVSRHFFSIAYLKKFIDLLALYKFNKFHLHLTDDQGWRIEIKKYPKLTSEGAWRTFNNQDSVYMKKAAENPDMAIDPKHIIKKGGKTLYGGFYTQAQMKDVVAYALARHIDIIPEIDMPGHMMAAINSYPFLTCNGENKWGELFTKPICPCNESTFEFAQNIFDEIMQIFPSEYIHIGGDEVDRTDWGRSEECKAFMEKEGIKDLAALQSYFIDRMEKYFNSKGRKLIGWDEILEGGISPTALVMYWRTWVPKAPVEAAKNGNQVIMSPGSPLYFDTPPDRNSLENVYNFDPIPKGLNATERKGIIGAQANLWTEYVPTENRADYMYMPRMTALAENLWSAQHDLTSYQQRLQVHYKRLDGLHVNYRLPDLDGLVEQSVFTDKAVLQVKPPLPGTVIRYTLDGSLPKSTSPVLSKPITITRSLYIRLAAFRPNGGPGDIYNLHYTQQAMAQPAQNNGVKAGLHCEYYPGAYKRTTLLAQAKPQASFNVDSLVVPKEVSSPSFGLKYQGYLDIPQDGIYSFYLTCDDGGVLKIAGRTVVDNDGWHGPIEKSGQVAVKKGLQPLQLDFVEGGGGYTLKLRYSVNGSAPATVPASWFKQ encoded by the coding sequence ATGAAGATACATAAAAGCTATTTTTTACTTACCCTGACCGTGCTGATCGCCTGTTGGCGGCCGTCATTAGGTCAGTCGGTATCTACGAAGTTCCCGCTGGTGCCATACCCGCAAAAGTTGGTGGAGGGTAAGGGAATGTTCACTGGCAACGCACGTACGGTCATCATTTTACCTGCTAACGGTCACTATGCACAAGAGGCCGAATTACTGAATGAACTGCTGCTTAAAAAGTTGAAGATTACAGCAAAAAGTAGTGGAAATACAGATAATTGCATACGATTTATTGAAGATCCCACTATAGTGACGAATGAGGGCTATCAGTTGCAGATCACACCGTCTTTTGTCAACATCAAAGCCAAGAATGGTGCCGGTATCTTCCATGCGATCGAGACCATCAGGCAATTACTCCCGGCAAGTGTAGATGATCGAGCTCAAGTATCTCCGGCACAATGGATCCTGCCCGCAGTGACCATTGACGATGCCCCGGTATATGCCTGGCGTGGGATGCACCTGGATGTGTCGCGGCATTTCTTTTCGATAGCTTATCTTAAAAAGTTCATCGATCTGCTTGCCTTATATAAGTTCAATAAGTTCCACCTGCATTTGACCGATGACCAGGGCTGGCGCATCGAGATCAAAAAGTATCCCAAGCTGACCTCAGAAGGGGCATGGCGAACCTTCAACAACCAGGACTCGGTATACATGAAGAAGGCCGCCGAGAACCCCGACATGGCCATCGACCCCAAACATATTATTAAGAAAGGCGGGAAGACCCTTTACGGTGGCTTTTACACCCAGGCACAGATGAAGGATGTGGTGGCCTACGCCTTAGCCCGTCACATTGATATCATTCCTGAGATAGATATGCCTGGCCACATGATGGCCGCCATTAACTCGTACCCTTTTTTGACCTGCAACGGCGAGAACAAATGGGGTGAGCTTTTTACCAAACCGATATGCCCCTGCAACGAAAGTACTTTTGAATTCGCCCAAAATATCTTTGACGAGATCATGCAGATCTTCCCGTCCGAATATATCCACATCGGAGGCGATGAGGTAGACCGAACCGACTGGGGCCGCTCAGAAGAGTGCAAGGCCTTCATGGAAAAGGAAGGAATAAAAGATCTGGCGGCGTTGCAAAGCTATTTCATTGACCGCATGGAAAAGTACTTTAATTCGAAGGGTCGCAAGCTGATCGGTTGGGACGAGATATTGGAAGGCGGCATCAGTCCCACGGCTTTGGTGATGTACTGGCGCACCTGGGTACCCAAGGCCCCTGTTGAAGCGGCTAAGAACGGTAACCAGGTGATCATGTCGCCAGGTAGCCCATTGTATTTTGATACCCCTCCCGACCGCAACTCGTTAGAGAACGTTTACAACTTCGACCCCATACCAAAAGGACTGAACGCCACCGAGCGTAAGGGGATCATAGGTGCACAGGCTAACTTATGGACCGAGTATGTACCCACCGAGAACCGCGCCGACTATATGTACATGCCACGTATGACGGCTTTGGCCGAGAACCTATGGTCGGCACAACATGATCTGACCTCATACCAGCAACGTTTGCAGGTACATTACAAAAGGCTTGATGGCCTGCATGTAAACTACCGTTTGCCTGATCTGGATGGCTTGGTGGAGCAAAGTGTATTTACGGATAAAGCCGTGTTGCAGGTCAAGCCACCGTTACCGGGTACGGTGATCAGGTATACGCTTGACGGTAGCTTGCCCAAAAGTACCTCACCGGTGCTGAGCAAGCCGATCACCATCACGCGGTCATTATATATCAGGCTGGCAGCTTTCAGGCCTAACGGCGGGCCGGGCGATATTTATAACTTACATTATACCCAACAAGCCATGGCCCAGCCGGCACAAAATAACGGTGTTAAGGCAGGTTTGCATTGCGAATACTATCCCGGAGCCTACAAACGTACCACGTTGCTAGCGCAAGCCAAGCCACAGGCAAGCTTCAACGTAGATAGTTTAGTGGTGCCAAAAGAAGTATCCTCACCAAGTTTTGGGTTGAAGTATCAAGGATATCTGGACATCCCACAGGATGGAATATACAGCTTTTACCTTACCTGCGATGATGGCGGTGTGCTGAAGATCGCCGGTCGCACGGTGGTGGATAACGATGGCTGGCATGGCCCGATCGAAAAGAGCGGACAGGTGGCCGTCAAAAAGGGCCTGCAACCTCTACAACTCGATTTTGTGGAAGGCGGCGGTGGTTACACCCTTAAGCTGCGATACAGTGTCAACGGTTCGGCACCTGCAACGGTACCGGCAAGCTGGTTCAAACAATGA
- a CDS encoding discoidin domain-containing protein: MKVLSISALLAITLSSVNAQKAPSPYGPVPNKAQLNWHEMEMYCIIHFGVDTYTDKEWGFGDEDPKLVYPKKFDAMQIVGAAKAGGFKGVVIVAKHHDGLCLWPTATTDHNISKSNWKNGHGDIMKEYQLACDKLNMQLGAYCSPWDRNSALYGTPAYVKIYRDQLKELYSNYGKLFVSWHDGANGGDGYYGGSRGVRKIDRTTYYGWDTTWALTRKMQPSAVIFGDVGPDVRWVGNEEGHAGEICWATYTPLAPKAGERPANGYSKYELATEGTRNGKYWMPAECDVPLRPGWFYHDSQNDQVKTPYQLLDLYYKSVGRGAALDLGLAPNRDGLLDQHDVASLNEFGNILKRTFAVDMTKGATIKASNVRGGNQAVYGAQKLLDHDRYSYWATDDGVTTPELTLTLKGTKSFNVIRLRENIKLGQRIEAFEVQAWLNGKWEQIASATSIGSNRSIRLPKAVITSKVRLKINRSPVCIALSEFGLYREPDHVEKPVIVRDRSGQVKIKTPTEGSLVLYTTDGSTPTANSTVYHAPFDLPQGGTVKALVMMKKLQSEVAVATFGLAKAGWKAASTSPALDQSDASKAIDDDVRTLWSTITTTDANPLREAQLTVDIGHASTIKAFIYLPRQDNKIDGIVDRYKIWVSTDGANWQEVAQGEFSNIRANPVQQTVTFDKPVNARIVRFDALHVIAGNGATAAEVGLITQ, from the coding sequence ATGAAGGTACTCAGTATTTCGGCATTACTGGCTATCACGTTGAGCAGCGTGAACGCACAAAAAGCGCCTTCACCTTACGGCCCTGTCCCTAACAAAGCACAACTCAACTGGCACGAGATGGAGATGTACTGCATCATCCATTTTGGGGTTGATACTTATACCGACAAGGAGTGGGGCTTTGGCGATGAGGACCCTAAGTTGGTCTACCCTAAAAAGTTCGACGCCATGCAGATCGTGGGTGCGGCTAAGGCAGGAGGCTTTAAAGGTGTAGTGATAGTGGCCAAACATCATGACGGGCTTTGCCTGTGGCCAACGGCTACCACTGATCATAACATCAGTAAAAGTAACTGGAAGAACGGGCACGGCGATATCATGAAAGAGTATCAACTGGCGTGTGATAAGCTGAATATGCAATTAGGTGCCTACTGTTCGCCATGGGATCGCAACAGTGCCTTGTACGGAACGCCGGCCTATGTGAAGATCTATCGCGATCAGCTGAAAGAACTATACAGCAACTACGGAAAGCTCTTCGTTTCCTGGCATGATGGTGCAAACGGGGGCGATGGTTACTATGGCGGTAGCCGCGGTGTACGCAAGATCGACCGCACTACTTACTATGGCTGGGATACCACTTGGGCCCTTACCCGCAAAATGCAGCCATCGGCCGTCATTTTTGGTGATGTAGGTCCTGATGTGCGCTGGGTAGGTAATGAGGAAGGACACGCCGGCGAGATCTGCTGGGCCACTTATACCCCTTTGGCTCCCAAGGCGGGCGAGCGTCCGGCCAATGGCTACTCCAAATATGAACTGGCTACCGAAGGTACCCGCAATGGTAAGTACTGGATGCCTGCCGAGTGCGATGTGCCGCTAAGACCAGGCTGGTTTTACCACGACAGCCAGAACGACCAGGTCAAAACACCGTATCAACTACTGGATCTGTATTATAAAAGCGTAGGCAGGGGCGCTGCCCTCGACTTAGGTTTAGCGCCTAACCGCGATGGATTGCTGGATCAGCATGATGTGGCCTCACTGAACGAATTTGGTAACATCCTGAAGCGAACCTTCGCCGTGGACATGACCAAGGGGGCCACCATCAAAGCCAGTAACGTAAGGGGCGGGAACCAGGCTGTGTACGGCGCACAAAAGCTGTTGGATCATGATCGCTATTCGTACTGGGCCACCGATGATGGCGTTACAACCCCTGAACTGACACTAACACTGAAAGGTACAAAGAGCTTCAACGTGATCAGGCTGCGCGAGAATATCAAGCTAGGGCAGCGGATCGAAGCTTTTGAGGTACAAGCATGGTTGAACGGTAAGTGGGAGCAGATCGCATCGGCCACCAGCATTGGCAGTAACCGGTCGATCCGTTTGCCTAAGGCTGTGATCACGTCTAAAGTTCGGCTAAAGATCAACAGGTCGCCGGTTTGTATCGCGCTAAGTGAGTTCGGCCTTTATAGGGAGCCTGATCATGTAGAAAAACCTGTCATCGTTCGCGACCGGTCAGGCCAGGTAAAAATAAAGACCCCAACAGAAGGTTCACTGGTACTATACACCACCGATGGCAGTACGCCTACAGCTAACTCAACTGTTTATCACGCACCGTTCGATCTGCCCCAAGGCGGCACGGTAAAAGCGCTGGTGATGATGAAAAAGCTGCAAAGTGAAGTGGCCGTTGCCACGTTCGGCCTTGCCAAAGCAGGTTGGAAAGCGGCCTCTACATCACCTGCATTAGACCAAAGCGACGCTTCAAAAGCCATTGATGACGATGTGCGGACCTTATGGAGTACCATAACCACGACAGATGCTAACCCTTTGCGGGAGGCGCAACTCACCGTTGATATTGGCCACGCATCCACCATAAAAGCCTTTATCTATTTGCCCCGTCAGGACAATAAGATCGATGGTATAGTTGATCGATACAAGATCTGGGTCAGTACTGATGGTGCCAACTGGCAGGAGGTAGCCCAAGGCGAGTTCTCCAACATTCGCGCTAATCCCGTTCAACAGACGGTCACTTTCGATAAACCTGTTAACGCCCGCATTGTGCGCTTTGACGCCTTGCACGTGATCGCGGGCAACGGAGCCACCGCAGCCGAGGTCGGGCTCATCACTCAATAA
- a CDS encoding exo-alpha-sialidase — protein MRIITYIFILAILAVKVQAQVAPVTNTYTTDQGLPRLNIERSMVFVPQETWLYSHHPSIISFKGKLIALWSNGLKDEDSPGQRVVYAVSKDMKQWSKPMELASPSKYNDTLNVLTAAGMYEYKGTLVAYYGEYTLHRTQTKLWAKTTTDGEHWSKPKDLNLPVIPNHGPQKLKSGRLLICGNFSYPYSDDPTGLSGWKMNSFYDPSLYTQDNPSTFYAPAQKNGFPPLCEGSYFQTPDSVIHLLMRVTGKGWKGKLWLTQSNDNAQTWTKPIETQFSDNDSKFHFGQLPDGRFYYVGIPDTLHHYDRNPLILTISKDGKVFDKSYVIANELYHLRTEGLWKGGQYGYPHTIIHQGYMYVIISRQKEAVEVIRFKLNQLER, from the coding sequence ATGCGTATCATCACCTATATATTTATACTTGCTATACTTGCCGTCAAGGTGCAGGCACAGGTGGCACCGGTCACCAACACTTACACCACCGATCAGGGCCTGCCGCGTTTAAATATCGAGCGTAGCATGGTGTTCGTTCCACAAGAAACCTGGCTGTATTCGCACCACCCGTCCATCATTAGCTTTAAAGGCAAGCTGATCGCGTTATGGTCTAACGGCTTGAAGGATGAGGATTCGCCGGGCCAACGGGTAGTGTATGCCGTATCAAAAGATATGAAGCAATGGTCGAAGCCTATGGAACTGGCCTCGCCGTCAAAGTACAATGACACGCTGAACGTGTTGACCGCTGCCGGTATGTACGAGTACAAAGGCACTTTGGTAGCGTATTATGGGGAGTATACCCTGCATCGTACCCAAACCAAGCTTTGGGCAAAGACCACTACCGATGGTGAGCACTGGAGTAAACCGAAAGACCTTAACCTGCCGGTGATCCCCAATCATGGTCCGCAAAAATTAAAAAGTGGGCGTCTGCTGATCTGCGGCAACTTCTCTTATCCGTATTCTGATGATCCCACTGGCTTATCTGGCTGGAAGATGAACAGCTTTTATGATCCGTCGCTGTACACACAGGATAATCCTTCCACCTTTTATGCCCCCGCACAAAAGAATGGCTTCCCGCCGTTGTGTGAGGGCTCGTACTTCCAAACGCCTGACAGCGTTATACACTTATTGATGCGAGTAACGGGCAAAGGTTGGAAAGGAAAGCTTTGGCTGACCCAAAGCAACGATAATGCGCAAACGTGGACCAAGCCCATAGAGACGCAGTTCAGTGATAACGACAGCAAGTTCCATTTTGGGCAACTGCCCGACGGTCGCTTTTATTATGTAGGCATACCAGATACGTTACATCATTATGACCGCAACCCGCTGATCCTGACCATATCGAAAGATGGAAAGGTGTTCGATAAAAGCTATGTGATAGCCAACGAGCTTTACCATTTGCGCACTGAGGGTTTGTGGAAAGGCGGCCAGTATGGCTATCCGCATACCATCATTCATCAGGGATATATGTATGTGATCATTTCTCGCCAAAAGGAGGCCGTGGAAGTGATCCGTTTTAAATTGAACCAATTAGAGCGCTGA